The following nucleotide sequence is from Pungitius pungitius chromosome 6, fPunPun2.1, whole genome shotgun sequence.
tttgggccccttggtaccaattgagcatcgttgcaacgccacagcctacctgagtattgttgctgaccatgtccatccctttatgaccacaatgtacccaacttctgatggctactttcagcaggataaagcgccatgtcataaagctggaatcatctcagactggtttcttgaacatgacaatgagttcgctgtactcaaatggcctccacaatcaccagatctcaatccaatagagcatctttgggatgtggtggaacgggagattcgcatcatggatgtgcagccgacaaatctgcgccaactgtgtgatgccatcatgtcaatatggaccaaactccctgaggaatgcttccagcaccttgttgaatctatgccacgaagaattgaggcagttctgaaggcaaaagggggtccaacccgttactagcatggggtacctaataaagtggccggtgagtgtagatgtgTGAGCAGAGTTCAGTGCAAACACATCGCCGGAGCAGGGAAATGAGTTGGAGCTAAAGCTCATTAGCGTTTCCCTGATAGCCTCTGGGCTCCTTTCAATCTCCTTTCAAACCCTGCTTTAGAGCAAACACGACAACAGGCCCGCAACCTCTCACAAGCACCTTTTATCTCGCAAATGCCGTTTCATTTTATCAAGGGACTCGCTGTCAGCTCCATGCCCATATGCAGACATGACCGAGTGTGCACACCGCCAAGCCAAACAGCAGAAGCTTTGACCACGCCGTCATGTGTTCATACTGCTCATAGACAGACAATGATTGCCATGATTCACCAACGGGAGCTGTTTGGCAAACATTCAAATTCCTGTGacacccaaaaaaacaaatattgcaaATCCTCCACCATATTGGTGTTGCTGTCATATGAGCTAACAATGGACTGCTGAATATTTTAGTTGGCTGACGTTGAAATTCAACTTCAGagccataaaaataaaataccagtTGAAGGACAAGCCTGCTGATTTGCTGTACAAATTCTTTCAAATCGACCAGGACTGAAACCACAAGCGATTTGACGCGCTGCTTATATACTAAAAGCCTTATAGGTATTCATGCAGCCTTATTGTGCTTTAttacaaacaaatcaattagcCACACACAGGAAGATTTGCTTGAAAGTGCCAAGCCTTTTGAGatctatggagaaaaaaaactacgTAACTGTACAAAGAAAATCAACAGCCTATACTTTGATTACAGTTTGTGCGTCTGTTACATACTATTTCAGCCATCATGAGGATGGCCTGGATGCTTCGGATGAAGGACATATCCAGCGCGGTGGTGAAGTTGGCGGTCAGCCCTCGGAGTCGGCTGCCCCCCGCCTGAGAGCTCCGGGAGTTGCGGGTGCTGGTTTCTGTGGTAACATTGGACGGGAAGTCTGCCATGATCACGCAGCTCAACTGAAGAAGGGTGTCTCTGAAACAGCAACACCAAAATCAAACTCCTTATGGATGGGATTCAGTCCCCAGATGAGCATCTGCGATGACAAAGATCCCTCCTCCAAcagtttttttcctcctccaaaaATACCTAAATGTTGAGATTCAGTAAGCATTGACTAAATCCATTGATGGCAACAGCAAGACTTCAGATAAAagttcaaaacacaaacaaaaaaaccctaATGTGCACAAAATCATATCAGTCATAAAACGAGTCCTCCAGTGAAACCTCCCGGCTCCGATATCCAACAGTCACTCCCTCCACCTGCACTGACAGGTGTCTAATGGTGCTGGTATGTGAGGCTCTGTACacctttctctcgctctctctcttactcactcactcactcactcacacacacacttacacacacacacacacgcacatacacacagacatagTGAGTGTTTCGTCATCCTGCTttagtctctccctcttttACCATCTCAATCTCCTCCTAGCACCTCCCAGCCAACATGAGCCAACTGGTTTGAAAACTAGGAGGAGGTGCAACACCCTCTTGTTGTTGATGCGAGGGCCTATTTGTCCTCTGCGTGTTTTACTTACTGTTTTACTAGAGAAAGTGTGCTACTGCCATGAGTTCAATAAATGGCACACAACATGTTAGGATGCTGTAAATTGATgagctcaaaataaaaaataaatcctacAATTACCTAGCACCAAACAAGACTTGTGTGTGACGGTGTGTGCATCCCTGTCACTTTTACGAAACACATACTGTGTATTATgtgtcatgaaaaaaaatgacagtgaTACAAATGCGCCACTTACCGTCGTCAAGGTTGGAGATAAAACAGCgtggattatttattttagcgtgagacattggatgtgtggtgtgagtgcgtgtgaaaacctgcaaaagcgtgtgtgtcacacgggggagccgtgagagatggcagccctgtggctgtgttggcttgacaacagtcaaacatcagcaagtgcaacacgagacaaagcaagacagcaaataagttactgaatagtccagcagaaatatatcaggaatcaggaatcaggaaatatttattgccattatatgttagacatacatggagtTTTAATTATGAAAGGAACAATTTTTTGTAACCAGAGTCAGTAAAAGCACGCTAACGCCTGTAAATTAGCCGCACGCTGCTGTAGGCATGACCCGGAAGGACGTCCAATTGTCactgtttttcacggagatcaAACATTGGTTAAAGGGTCGCCAAAATGACCATCGATGCTGGCAACATATCCAGGATCCCAATtctggcctttcacaataagatatcCCTATTCAACACCTCCAAATagcacaaaaaaagccttttgatGATCCCCCCAGAATCGCCCAATTGTCGCCCGATTGAGTCTTActactttctctcatcaaagtAGCCTACCCGCAGTAGTTAGAcatgtaaatatgtatacatattcATTAGATTTGATAAGGAGCCAAATCCAGATCAACAGTGTTGTTcaaaaaatgtgaacctgaaatttttgttgttgaacattgaaaaatacactGTATTCTCCCAgttgatgccccgccccctacgccacatcagggttaaaagtctgaaaatgaaaaaaaaaatccgaacgcaaaaaaagtttttaaccTGAAGAAAaagttttgaatctgaaaaaaagttttgaatctgaaaatataaaatataatacagtgaatatcaataaataaagtgaagaatgaaaaaaaagaaaatgaaaaaaaaataatgaaactgagtcaaaacattttttttcggAATGAACAAAAGTTTTGTTGACCTGGATTTTGCTCCATAATTTGACACGTAGATTCGTTGACAGGTATGAATTCACATCACTCATGTTTCGCGGGCGATCGACAAAAAAACGACCGGAAATAGTGTCAAATTACGTCATGCTAATATTAGCTTCCGCTGTCCGGGTCAGGAGATGGTCACGTTAGCTCACCATGACAGACTCCTGCCAGCTCTCTTTCTACGAGGGACGAGTCACGGAGTGTTTCTGACTCCGCCACTTCAGCCAATCAAATGACAGCAATACGAATCAATTTGCAAATATACTGtgcaaatttgtttttttaacaggcAATTGAAATAAATTGCCTTTTGTTAAAAATCGGCTCTTTCCCAAACGTTGGTCGTGACTACTCCCTAGGGGCCATTTGCAAACCTACGCCCTTGGTtcttgtagcacttaaattgtacttataatggctctgatctctaacaagttgtaaatcggcttatttgataaaaataGCAGATTTCTTTCtagtttcttgttcttctgagtgtGTAtcaaatatggttgaaatgcacttattgtgtgtggctttgaataaaagcgtcagctaaatgacatgtaatgcagtGCCAACACGGAAAACAACTAACTAGTTCGACATAAAATTCAACCGACATTGAAAAAAAGtctgtcagaagtgggattcgaacccacgcctccaggggagactgcgacctgaacgcagcgccttagaccgctcggccatcctgacacgTCGAAACTAActaaaaatgttaatatataacCCAAATATTAGTACTCGACTAGTCAGTATTTAGCGTCTTTTCACAAAAGTACAACGGCTGTGATGCTCTCTGCTGGTGTTTTAGCAGTAGATAGCTGTAGCACAACCACCTGCCTTTGGTTGTAGGCTGATCAACCTCCGGTAATtttcgaaaaaaaaacaaagctagcTAAAAGGGAATATGCCAGAGCTCTTTTtatgtggtgtacctattgatAAGAGTCTGCAACAAGAATGTTATGAATACAGATTTATTTTAGATTCCTTAAAGGTCAATAAGAGTCATTTATGTAGGGATCGGAGATCAGAaacctttccctctctctctcttcacacacatacataactGAAGGGGTTGACTATGCCTGTGTCCCTCAGGCCTAGTTGGCTCGTGTGAATTGTCTCAGCAGTGTGACAGCAGAGACTTGTTGGCTTCTGGTGGATCAGGAAATCCGTTTTCACAGAGTTAAGCTCTAGATGAGAGGTGAGATAATGTAACCAAACTAATAAAGGCTTGTTCCTTTGCTGAAGACACGTCTCTTACAGGTACATTCAATTCCTGCCAATGAAGGCAACACATATTGTTCAAACCACTACCAGTGAACTACTAAAATCTATTTGATCTATACTATTTTGAACACCACCTCTTTCATTAGCATTACGAGCCTTGTGTAGAATAACTTTCTGGGTTCAGTTTTCAATTATGTTGCAAAAAGACATCCCATCACCTCATTCCATCATTattgttacagtaaaaaacatcTCTTCAGGTGAAAACTGGTGAAAAGATTTGTCTTTATTGAAAGCATGTGCCATACATCCTAGAACCCACAATTAATATAAATTTTATTAGCATTAGGATAAATTTGTATGAAATAATTGGTTTCTTTGaataatatttagaaaaaaaggattaaaatagTACAATAAGGGAATTAAGAAACAATatgaaaaaacaatttttggaaaatcagacaaaaacaatgttttgtccTGGTATTTGTAATTTCAATATATAAAGTTAATAAAGATAGACGGAAACTGGGCAAATCAGTTAAAGTATTGAATGAAATTGCACAGAGGAGGAACAAACAAATTTCCTTTTAGTGCCAGCCATAATAAATGTTCTAATCTGACACAGAGAGGTGTGGCTCAGTCACCTTAAAGTTTTTCAATAACATGTAGTAATTATAGGGCGGTATTTCCTGTGGACAACTACGGTGGCGACTCCCTTCACGTCCTTCAGCCTGTTTGATTCAAAGTCCACAATGAGCGTTCTCACCCCAGAACGGATGGGTGAGAACGAGAGCCCGACAGACACCTCCTGGCCCGGTAATATATCACCACTGAAAAGAAGAGAGATAAGGATGAATGCTTTGGTTAATATATTACGGTTTTAATTTGTTGCTTTTGCAAACATTAAAGGTTTTCAAAGTCGTTTCTCAGGGCAGCATGATAATGGAGGCAGTGGCTGCttaattgtttatttcattttgaaagttATCATACAACAAGACCCACTGGTTAACAACAGCTAGTTTGGCTAGAAAAACTTGTACTTAACTGCAAAGACACATTTATGAACCATTGTAGTTCTGTAATTTTAACACTGACGTCATCTTTTCATGTTGaatgtttaaatattcaaacCAGAAGAAGACTTTGCACATTTGTTACGAGACAGCCGTGtagaagagaaaggaaaagacaaaaaaatgcaacaaaaaatctACAACTTGTAGGAGTAGGCCAGTTTGTTTGAAAGAGTCACATAGAACCATTGTCACTGATTCTAGTGTATGTGATACATACAGTGATGTTATATAATGCCTGCAAATTGTTTGCACATGCGCTGCAGTCAAGGTGATCTCAGTGCTCACCTGACAGGGATCTCAGTGGCCACCAGCAGACCGGCCCCTTCCACGGTGAACACACCACCGACAAGAGGAACTGGGAGGGGATTGGTGAaggtaaagaatgctttagctgttTCGAATTCAACAGCCTTCCCAGGCACctgtaaaataaacagatgTTTGATCGGGGTAAAAATCCAGACCAAGGGTTCATCTATTCAGGAAAAGTATTCCAAAAGTTCAGAAATCCAGGAAGACATTTTAGTCACAGACCTTTACCTTTCATAGCGgcatcacacaaacatattAAATGTTATAGATTCTCTAAACCCAACTATGACCTCTGGTTATGTTCAGTGTGTATTCACCTGCACAAGCACCTCAGGCATGCTCAGTGGGATGTTGGCCGTGGTCATGATGGGGTCGCCGTTTCCTGAAGAGTCCAAGAAGGCTCTCACCTTGATCAGATGATGCTCGGACACACAATGAGCGTAGTCGTCGTAGTGCAGACGCAGCACTTCCCTGTGGGCTGAAATCACACACGCAAAATAGTTTCACATGGGAAAATTGTAAAAGTGAGACAGTGAGTGACAAACACAGCATCAAggttgttttagtgtgtgtctgcatcacAGACctcttgtgtttatttgagcAACTAACCTTTGTGAGCTGGCACTGTCACATTGATTTTTTGTCTCTTGCACTCCCCGCGGTGGAGAGAACTGTAAGTTGCAGCAGTGACGATTATGGTCAGCTGAGCATGAGCCTCACTGCCTCCTTCATTCTTTACCTGCACACCGAATGGATTCATGATTGACTTAAGATATTGTAACGCACAATGTTCATAGATTCAAATAGAACAGTAACCATTTCTTCCATGCTTTCATTCAGCTACAGTCtgtcaggctcttgtcatctcccgccttgactactgtaactctctcctggcaggtctccctgctaccgccattcgaccactgcagctcatcgagaatgcagcagctcgactggtcttcaaccttccgaaatactcccacaccacaccacttctccgttctctttattggttaccagtggctgcccgcatccagttcaaaacattggcactgacgtaccatgctgtgaatggatctggaccagtttacatccaggacatggtgaagttctacatcccaacccgcacactccgatctgcatctgccaagctgcttgttcctccctcactgagagaaaagcactcggcaagattgcgactcttcgctgtcctggctcccagatggtgaagtgagctctccgatgacatcaggactgcagagagcctctacatcttccgttgaaaactcaagacacacctctttagactctaccttgactaaaacactagcaaaccgtagcactaacaaatggtagcacttaaattgtacttttagtggcacttttctataacatgttttgaaactgcttatttgatgaaaattgtactttctttttacttgttcttctgagtttgtatctctatgtggaaatccatctattgtaagtcgctttggataaaagcgtcaactaAACGACATGTAATGTAGTTCACTGATACTTATACCCACTCTGAGGACGTGAAAGAAGACATAGGCGGAGCTTGCTCCACTAGATCATCAACATTGAAccaacatgtgtttttgtgccATAGATAACTAAACGTTGTTCCAAAGTGCGGCAATATTAAAGACTACAATGTGTGGTCTTacagagacaaaacagcagaTATTAATGGTGCACATGTGAACGTATGCCTGTTTTTGTGACACTCACTGTATTTATttgtctccattcatcttgTTATTGATCTTAAAGTGGGAAGTCTATAACATAGTGGGGCTTAATTTTTTGGTCACAGGGAATTCTTGACTGTCAAGGATGCAATCTAAATGAGGATGAGATATGttgggtattgcacaaaagtagaataaacaAATCCAGGATAAGTGAAAAAGCACCacttaatcaatcaatcaataccgtataccattttacatggtaaaaaacaatttgcagaTCTCACTTAGACTTTTCAGCAAATATCTAACCATATTCTCAGTCTCAAAACACATTCTGTACTCTAATGCACATGTCATGCATACTGGTAAACACAAGTGgcaaaatattaaatacaaataGAGAATACATGTCATTGATTAAACACTCAGAATTGATTTCACTTGTATCAAATGAGGTAACACAACCAATATAAGTAAGTTCAAACAGCAAACAGGTTACACTCTGTTACAATGCAGTACACAGCggcttgaaatacacactgTGCTCATATTTAACCACAAGAATAATATCGCtggtaaaaactggtacaatggtataatgtattttattcaggtgcatcctgtggaactCCTCTTAATTCTCACTGGtctgtgtccagggaacaaacacgTTTAAAACATAAGGAAACACATGCTGCAAACAATAATCACAATTACTACACAGTTGTCATTGATAAAACACAACGCCTCAAAATGGTTCATACTTGTTTTCAATGATGTAATTAAACCGATTGATTGTTGTGTCTAATGATTGATCGACTGTGTTTGAatatgtatgtactgtgttTGTAATTTGAAAGCATTGCTTGATTTTGAACACAGGTTAAATCAGGGGTgggaaattattttttccagGGGGCCACATGAGAAATAGAAAATATTGTGGGGGGCCAGGCAAAATGCCGGACTAAATTCTCATACTattaattatttctttattaaagcaGTACATACACAATGCAAAAATATCAATTTGTCACTTTATCTTGCATATGTTTCAAAAGTCCGACATTTTTCCTGGTGAGACTTGGACGGTTGTCTTTTGTGACACCTGCGAGTCGGTCCCATTTCAGACCCAGCGGGTTCATGCAGGCATCTACCTCTGTGAAAAGATCGCTCCCTGTCGTTGTCACTTTCATTGAGCGCAATGCTGCCAGCTTCTCTGTGATATTAAAGTGCTTTATTTCACAGACGAATACGAGCAACTGGGCCGTGTCACGGAGGATGCAGCTCTCGTCCAAAGCCAAGGAGAAAAAGTCAAAACTTGCCACTTCACATTGCAGCTAGGCTCCTTATTTCCCGCAATGTCCTTGATCCTTCTGGTCACGGTTTGCCTGGGAAGCGGGACTTGCCTTTTAGCATTGGTTAAGCTTTTGTTCACTGCTTGCTTCTCGTAATGCCACTCAAATGGAAATCCTTAAATACGGCGATATGTTCTCTGCTAACTAAACACACGGCTTTATCTTTAttgggctggcagatcccctccggctccgtggttgtctgaaccggtgtgtgctacgagagccactctgcgagcatccgaAATAAAAtggcgtaaatacaaacaacctgatgacctccATGCGTTTCAGgcgcttctctcctctttttctgcctccatcaaAAGTGCAAAAAGTGCTCTCTACCAATCTAGAATTGattcctcattttccaaccccaaaaaactattttctatcttcactaacctcctcgaaccccccagtcctactcccccctccaccctccttccaggagactttgtcacctactttaccaaaaaaatagctgacatgcgctcctccttctccaacccacctccttcaaACTATATCCCACAGACTTTGCctcaatcgccctcacttccctgtttcacacccctgtctcctaaaaaagttcttaccttggtaacctctgcctgtccctccacctgcccccttgaccccattccatcccacattctacagtcaatcgccccgatcttcttcctttcctcacttgtctcattaacaatgctctgttatttggctgttttcccaacactttgaaggaggcaagagttaacccactcctgaagaaacccaccctcaacccttctgaagaaaacaactacagaccggtatccctccttcccttcctgtccaaaactattgaacgagccacctttaaccaactctcctcctgtaGAGGCCCTTTGCCTCGCACATTGAGTTCCTCTTGGTTGGGGTTTCGTGTGGATTGTTTTTGACGCGTGACACAGTTCATGAGTCAACCAGTCTTTTTgctgtcctttattttgttcttctttgtataTACATACCATTCCCAATCgttcacgtttacctttacgTTTCACGcttcacgtttacctttacgCTTCACGCTTCACGTTTCACGTTTCACGTTTCACGGTCGAAAAACTATTTCCCTTCCAACACCCAACACCTGTGCCCAGTAACCCTTCTGATTATATAGCCATTGCGGCCTAACTGAaacgcctcctctcacctccctagggggtggggctaacagacaaacaataacaaaaatggctcttacacACCGGCCCCTAATTGGTTCTGGCGACAGACAAGACAATTTCACATAATTCTATAACATAAGGAGCCATTacctttgaaacaaaaaaaacattttaaagtaatcAGTTTCAATTCACTTATCTATACACTTTACAGCATAAACATCATGCTAgttcaatattattttttacatatctGCTGCTTCGCAAAGAAGACAAATCTTTGTCACTGGTCTCTCGATTACACTACTTTTGGTTTGGAGACGAACAGAACGCACAAGTCCTTTCCTATCAGGAAATGTTTGTAGTATCTTTCCAAGTATCCACGATCCACGAGGTGCTGTTGAATCAACAACGACAACTATGTCTCCAgggaaaaatccttttttttcctcattccaCTTTTGCCTTTCCTGCAGCAACGGTATATACTCTTGTGTCCATCGTTTCCAAAACAAGTCAGCCAAATACTGAGTttgtctccatcttcttttaATGTACATATCACCTTTCTCGAATAGCCCAGGTGGATAGACTGGGTTTCCTTTCATCAACAGAATGTGGTTTGGTGTTAATGGCTCGAGGTCATTAGGATCATCAGACAATTGTGTAATGGGACGACCATTGAGTATGCATTCCACTTCGCATAGCAAAGTGTGAAATCCTTCATCCTCCAGACATTGCTGATGAAGCACAGTACTTAGAATCCTCCTAACCATACGTATGATGCGCTCCCAAATGCCACCATGATGGGATCCGGCAGGGGGGTTGAAAATCCATTTGATTCCATTCTGTGCCATCGTTTTTTGTACTTTATGGTGGTCTAATGAAGCTAACGCTTCTCTGAGCTCTCTTTCAGCTTCCACAAAGTTAGTTCCATTATCTGATCGCATCACAGAAATTTGTCCTCTTTTTTATATACTTTAGTACAGATGTACTGTCGGTCCAGAATTGTGGCTCTTCCAAAGGAAGCTGCAGCTCTGAACTCAGCATCTTGTCCACCTTAACAGCTACAGTAGCAGCTGTGAGCTCCAAACGAGGGATGGTCACTTGTTTCAGTGGGGCAACCCTTGCCTTTCCAAGTACGAATGCAATATGGACCtggtttttactgttttgcAACCGGATATATGTAACCGTTCCGTATGCACTTTCACTGGCATCAGAGAAGTGATGCAACTGAGCAGATATGACATGGCCAAAGTCTTTAGGTTTAAAGCACCTGCTGACCTTGAAACTTCCCACACTCTCGAGATCTTCCATCCATTTGTTCCATTTCTGTTGAACGCTTTGGGGTATTGAATCATCCCAACCACACTTCAAGCGACACAAGTCCTGCAGAATTATCTTAGCTGGGATTGTGAAAGGTGCTAAGAAACCTAAAGGATCGTAGACAGAACTGATCATGGATAACATCCCACGTCTTGTATGTGGTTGTTCTCGgatgttaaatttaaatttgaagGCGTCCGTCTCGATGCACCAATGTAGTCCAAGGGCCCGTTCAACTGGCAATTTATCCCTGTCTAGATCCAACTCCTTGAAGTTCTTGGATCTTTGTTCTTCGGAAATCTCTAATAGCACCTCACGGCTATTGCTGATCCACTTTGTGAGATTAAAACCCCCTAACTTGCAGAtagctgtaatgttttttaccATTTGGATAGCATCTTCTTCAGAAGGCAAACTTTTTAAAAGATCATCCACATAAAAACTTCTTCCTACCGTGTCTATTACTTCTTCTGAGAAGTGAGTTTGATTATCCTCGGCAATCTTCTTTAAAGCATAACATGCACAACTAGGTGAAGATACCGCTCCAAATAAATGAACTGTCATACGGTACTGTACAAGCTCTTGCTCCAGGTTCCCTTCTGGCCACCACAAGAACCTTAAAAAGTCAGAGTGTTCCTCTGCAACTTTAACTTGATGAAACATTGATTGCACATCAGCCATAATTGCTACAGGTTCTTGCCTAAACCGTGTTAACACTCCTAACAATGAGCTTGTCAGGTTTGGTCCTTGTAGGAGCTGACTGTTCAGTGAGACACCTTTAAATTCTGCACCGCAGTCGAACACAACGCGCAAGCTTCCTTTCTGTGGATGGTATACTCCATGGTGAGGGAGAAACCACACTTTCCCATCTGTCCGTTCCAACTGATGCTCTGGAACCTTTTCCGCATATCCTTTATTGATGACATCAGTAAGGAAGGTTGCATATTCTTTGTGAAAACCTTGattttttagaagttttcttttCAGTGAGCTGATGCGTTGTTTAGCAACGGAAAAGTTGTTTGGCATAGTTACATGAGGTGCTTTAAAAGGCAACCTTATGTTGTACTGTCCTTTTTTAAGCTGCACTGAACCCTTCACTATTTCCATGAACTTCCTTTCGTCTACTGACATCTCCTCTTTGTCATTAGAGAAATTTTCACTGAAATCTTGGTTGTACTGCTTCATCAATAGTTCTTCCAATCTGTCAACACCAATCCTATTTACACTAACCGTAGGGTGGCCACTCTCACCCTGCTTTGCACAGTTCCCATTGAGAGGTCCATTAACCACCCAGCCCAATAGAGTTCTTACTGCATATGGTCCCTCTCCTTGACTATTGACTACTTCCCATGGCTCCATTAACTTTGAGGCGTTTGTGCCAATCAACAAATCAACATCTGCGTTAATACGGGGAATATTTACCTCTTTCAAGTAAGTCCACTTTGACAACTGTTCTTCGGATATGATATTTTGTGTCGACACTGGCATTACCTTTTGAGTAAACACACTTGGAAGCTCAAAGAATTGATTGTGAGCAAATTCTGAGATCTCCAAGCCTTCGACAATACAACTTGGAGCAGTACTACTGTGACCCATTGTATGTAGATTaatccttgtttttcttcctttaatgtTCAGTCTCTCCATTAGACTTTCAGAACAGAAAGTGTCTGTACTTCCTGGGTCCAGGAATGCGTAAGTTTGTATGATTTGGTTTCCTTTCGTACACTTAACATTAACAGGTAGGATTGAAAGGATGCCGTTACTGCCTCCGGCCCCCGTATGACCACAAGTAGAGACAGTTGTGCCACTCCCCGGCCGTTCCTTTGGCTGCTCTTCGCCTTTGCTCATTTCCTTTCTATCAATGTGAAGCACACTGGGATGACTCTGGTGGCAAATATTGCAAGATAAGCGTTTACTACAACTCTTGCTCATATGTCCTA
It contains:
- the LOC134131262 gene encoding protein-glutamine gamma-glutamyltransferase 2-like codes for the protein MNPFGVQVKNEGGSEAHAQLTIIVTAATYSSLHRGECKRQKINVTVPAHKAHREVLRLHYDDYAHCVSEHHLIKVRAFLDSSGNGDPIMTTANIPLSMPEVLVQVPGKAVEFETAKAFFTFTNPLPVPLVGGVFTVEGAGLLVATEIPVSGDILPGQEVSVGLSFSPIRSGVRTLIVDFESNRLKDVKGVATVVVHRKYRPIITTCY